The Thermococcus sp. 4557 genomic sequence GGCCGAACGGAAGCGGTCCGCGAGACCGAGGTCGGGCTCGCTGATGTACCAGATTCCAAAGGCGACGATCGCTATGAAGAAGACGATTATCCCGGCGACGACGTTGAGGCTCCGCCAGGTGGCGCTCAGGTAGAGGCCGTAGCCGCTTATGGCCGTGAAGATTGCCAGTATCGTCCCGTACTTCCAGCTCTCGGCGTAGAACGTCAGTCCCGTGAAGAAGAGCAACATCAACGTGACGCCGAGGAAGCCGAGGGTGAGTATCACCTGGAGCAGCAGCTTCCAGCCGCCGTACCAGACTATTCCAGCGGCTATTGCTAGGATTGCTATCATGAAACCGATCAGGTACGCTTTGAGCTTGTCCATCCTTCCACCCCCTCGATTTCGAGCAGGAAGACCTTTTCGTCCAGTCGCGGAGTGTAGTAGCCGATGCCGTCGTGGGCAACGACGCGATGACAGGGAACAACGATGGGATAGGGGTTCCTCCTCATCGCCCCGCCTATGGCCCGCGGTGACGTGCCAATGGCCCTGGCAAGGCCACCATACGTTATAACACTCCCTCTTTTAACGTTTTTCGTGAGCCACTCGTAAACCCTCCTTTCAAAGGCCGTTACGCCCTCAAAGGAGAGCTCCGGCAGAATTTCGGAGTTGCTCACCCTGCCGATGATGACGTCCCTGACGAGGGCCGGGTAGTCCGACCTTTCGCGTTCGATACTGACGTCCACACCCCGTTTCCTTAGAAAGCCCGTGAGGCGGTCGAGGTTCCTCTCGAACTGCTCCCCGTCCAGCGCGAAGGTTATTCCCTGAACCCCGCCCTCAAAAAGCACGGCTATCCAGACGTCTCTGTTTGCTATCCGAAACTTCTCAACGCTCAGCATAATACCATCGGTAACGCTTTAAGGGTAGCGCTTTAAACGGTTGCGGTGGTGGGATGAAGATTTACGTGCTCGGGGCCGGAAGCATAGGCTCGCTTTTTGGCGCGCTCCTCTCGAGGGCGGGGAACGAGGTCACCCTGATAGGAAGGGAAAACCAAGTGAGGGCGATAAACGAGAACGGTCTGCACGTCTCGGGGGTTGAGGAGTTCACGGTTCATCCCCGGGCCAGCCTCACCGCCCCGGATGAGCCGCCGGACCTGCTGATTCTGGCCACGAAGTCGTACTCTACGAAGACCGCCCTGGAGTGTGCCGGGGGATGCATAGGGCCGGATACGTGGATACTCAGCGTGCAGAACGGCCTCGGCAACGAGGAGCTGGCCCTTAAGGTGACCGGAAAGGTCATCGGCGGGGTGACCACGAACGGTGCCATGCTCGTTGAGTGGGGCCACGTGCGCTGGACCGGGCGCGGACTCACGGTTATCGGGATGTATCCGACGGGTACAGACCCCTTCGTGGAAAGGGTGGCCGAAGTTTTCAGAACTGCTGGCCTTGAAACGTCCGTTACGGAGCACGTTATCGGCTGGAAGTGGGCGAAGGCCATAGTCAACTCCGTCATCAACGGTCTTGGAACCGTTCTTGGAGTGAAAAACGGTGTGCTGAAGGACGACCCCTATCTCGAAGCGGTGTCCGTGGACCTGGCGCGCGAGGGCTGCCTCGTGGCCCAGAAGCTGGGTGTGGAGTTCGAAATACACCCCCTTGAGCTCCTCTGGGATACGATAGAGCGAACGCGGGAGAACTACAACTCAACGCTCCAGGATATACGGCGCGGTAAGCGGACCGAGGTGGACTACATCCACGGAAAGATAGTGGAGTACGCCCACTCGGTGGGCCTGGAGGCGCCCAGAAACGAGCTTTTGTGGGCCCTGATCAAGGCCAGGGAAAATCTAAATAAACCGAATGGTGAAGTATAGACTGGAGGGGTCGAAGATGCCCATATTCGGGGGTAAGGAGAGCAGCGTTTTTGAGGCCATAGACGAGCACCTTGAGGTCGTCAGCGAGTCTCTTGTCGCCTTCAGGGAGCTGGTTGATGCCTACCTCGATGGAGATTTTGAGAGGGCAAGGGCCTTTGAGAGGGAGGTTGACCAGCTGGAGAGCAAGGCCGACACCCTCAGGAGGGGCATAGAGACGATGCTCTACGAGGGGGCCTTCCTGCCTGCCAACAGGGGAGATTACGTGAGGCTGAGCGAGCTCATTGACCAGGTCGCCGATGCCGCGGAGAGCGCGGCCCACACCCTCATACTGGCCAAGCCGAAGGTTCCGAAGGAGCTGAGGGCCGAGATCCTGAGGCTCGTGGAGTCCGCCGTTGAGACCTACGGGGTTCTCGTTCAGGCGGTGAACGCCATGAACTCGGACGTTGACAGGGCGATAGAGCTTGCCAAGGCCGTGGAGGATGCCGAGGAGATGGCCGATGAGGTCGAGTACGACGTCAAGGGCAAGGTTTTTGAGAGCGAGACCATTACAACCTACGCAAAACTCGTCTGGAACCAGATACTGACGAAGATAGGCGACATAGCAGACAGGGCGGAGGATGCATCCGATCAGGTCATGCTCATGGCGATAAAGAGAAGGGGATGAGGTGATGGAAATGGTGAAGGTTTTGGTTGCGGCGCCGCTGCACGAGAAGGCAATCGACGTTTTGAAGAACGCCGGTTTTGAGATTGTTTACGAGGAGTATCCCGATGAGGCCCGCCTTCTGGAGCTCGTCGGGGACGTTGAGGCTATAATAGTCAGGAGCAAGCCGAAGGTGACCCGGAAGGTCATCGAGGCCGCCCCGAAGCTCAAGGTCATCGGAAGGGCCGGCGTCGGTCTGGACAACATCGACCTTGAGGCCGCCAAGGAGCGCGGAATAAAGGTCGTGAACAGCCCGGGCGCCTCGAGCAGAAGCGTTGCCGAGCTCGCCGTTGCGCTCACCTTCAACGTGGCCAGGAAGGTCGCCTTCGCCGACAGGAAGATGCGCGAGGGAACCTGGGCCAAGAAGCAGGCCATGGGAATCGAGCTTGAAGGCAAGACCCTTGGAGTCGTCGGCTTCGGAAGGATAGGCTACGAGGTCGCCAGGATAGCCCACGCCCTCGGCATGAAAGTCCTGCTCTACGACCCCTACCCGAACGAGGAGAGGGCTAAAGAAGTCGGTGGAACCTTCGTCTCCCTTGAGGACCTCCTCAGGGAGAGCGACGTCGTCACGCTCCACGTTCCGTTAATAGAGCAAACCTACCACCTCATAAACGAGGAGCGCCTTAAGCTCATGAAGCCGACGGCGATACTCATAAACGCGGCCAGGGGAGCGGTTGTCGACACAAACGCCCTCGTCAGGGCACTCAAAGAAGGCTGGATTGCCGGTGCCGGCCTGGACGTCTTCGAGGAGGAGCCGCTCCCGGCCGACCACCCGCTCACCAAGCTCGACAACGTTGTCCTGACCCCGCACATCGGCGCCTCCACCGTCGAGGCCCAGATGCGCGCTGGAGTCCAGGTTGCGGAGCAGATAGTAGAGGCTCTGAAGGGCTGATGCCCTTCTTTTCTTAGTTCATCTTGGGTTCTCGCAAACCTTTACCAGTATACTGGTAAAGTTCGCCGGAAAAGTTTGCCAGTATGGTGGTAAACTTTTGCAGTCCTTTCTATAACCATTCCCACGTCAAACTTTTTAATCAAAACCCCAACCTTTAGACAGGTGAGTGCCGATTGCTTGTCGATGCCATCGTCGAGGCGATAAGACTGGCCGTTACGAGGATTCCTGATGACGTTGTTTTAGCTCTCAGAAAAGCCTACGGGTTTGAGAAGAGCGAGATAGCGCGCTTCAACCTCGAAAACATCCTGAAGGCGGTGGAAATCGGGAGGGATGGCTCAATCCCCGTCTGTCAGGACACGGGAACGCTCACGTTCTTCGTGAGGGCAGGTGTTGAGAGTCCTTACCTTCGCGGGCTGGAGGGGGCGATAGTCGAGGCGGCGAGGAAGGCGACGCGGGAGGTTCCGCTCAGGCCCAACGCCGTCGATGTTCTGAACGGGAAGAACTCCGGGGACAACACCGGTCGGTTTGTCCCGGTGGTCCACTGGGAGCTCGCTGAGGGGAGCGAAATCGAGATGGCAGTTCTCCCCAAGGGGGGCGGCAGCGAGAACTGCTCCGCCCTCGCCATGCTGACCCCTGGCGAGGGATGGGAAGGGGTGAGGCGCTTCGTCCTCGAACGGGTCAGGGAGTGCGGCGGCAAGCCGTGTCCGCCGGTGATACTGGGGATAGGTGTGGGCGGGGGCGCGGACCTCTCGCTGAGTCTGGCCAGGAGGGCCCTGCTCAGGAGGGTTGGGGAGAGGAATCCCGACGGTAGAATAGCGGAAATCGAGGCTGAGCTCCTGGAGGAGGTCAACTCCCTCGGGATAGGCCCCATGGGCATGGGGGGCAAAACCACCGCGCTGGACGTTAAAATCGAAACAGCGCACAGGCACCCCGCGAGCTTTCCTGTCGGTTTGGTGGTCCAGTGCTGGGCCAACAGGAGGGCTTTCCTCAGGATAAAGCCGGACGGGAGGGCTGAGATTTGGCAGTGAGGCTGAGAACTCCCCTGGGTGAAGAGGACATCCTGACTCTCAGGGCCGGCGACGTGGTTCACCTCTCCGGGACGGTTTACACGGCCAGGGATTCGGCACACAGGAAAATCCTTGAGCTGGCTGGGAAAGGGGAGCTTCCCCTCGACCTTGAGGGTGCTGTGATATACCACTGCGGGCCCGTGGTGAGGAAAGGCTGTGGGGGCTATGAGGTCGTCTCTGCCGGCCCCACGACCAGCGCGAGGATGAACCGCTACCTGGAGGGGATTCTCCCCCTCGGCGTCAGAGGGATAATCGGAAAGGGAGGAATGAATCCGGCGCCCTTTAAAGGCCGCGCCGTTTACTTCGCCTTCACAGGTGGGGCTGGCTCCCTCGCGGCGAAGAGCATAAAGAAAGTCAGGGAGGTGCTCTGGCTCGACGAGCTTGGCACGCCGGAGGCGGTGTGGGTTCTCGAAGTCGAGGATTTCCCGCTGCTGGTGGCGATAGACGCTAACGGTAGCTCCCTCTACGGTCGTTGAGGGGCGCTATCTCCCGCTCGTAGAACTCCCTCCAGCGCCTCAGCCTCTCCTCCACCTCTTCCCCGCGCACGCGTATCCCTGCAATGTTTTCGCGCATCGCTTCCTCGGCAACCGCCCTCGCGACCCTCGGGTGGACGTCGGGGTGGAACGGGGAGGGGATTATCTCTTCCTCGTTCGGTTCGATGGTTTCCGCCATGGCCATTGCGGCCGCGATGACCATCCCGTCCGTTATGGTTCTGGCCCTCACGTCAAGGGCTCCCCTGAAAATCGCCGGAAAGCCCAGGAGGTTGTTCACCTGGTTCGGGTAGTCGCTCCTGCCGGTGGCCACTATCCTTGCACCTGCCTTTTTGGCCTCCTCGGGGAGTATCTCGGGCGTTGGATTGGCGAGCGGGAATACTATCGCGTCGTCGGCCATCCTCTCAATCCACTCCGGCTTTATGACGCCCGGTCCGGGCCTCGTGAAGGAGATGAGAACGTCCGCACCCTTCAGCGCCTCCGCCGGGCCGCCCTCAATTCCCTCGGCGTTGGTCCTTTCAAGAAGCCCGCCGCGGTAGGGGAAGAGCTCCTCAAGCGGAAGGTCCGGTGTCAGAATCCTCGGCTCCCCGTTCACAAGCTCGACAACGCGGACGTTTCCTGCTGGTATTCCTGCCTTCGTGATCAGTTTGAGGGTGGCGAAACCCGCTGCCCCAGCCCCGAAGAGCGCGACCGTGATTTCGCCGGGCTTCTTTCCGACCACCTTCAGCGAATTTATGAGCGCCGCTAGGACGACGCTCGCGGTTCCCTGCTGGTCGTCGTGGAAGACGGGGATTTCGAGCTCTTCCCTCAGCCTCTCAAGGACGTAGAAGCATTTCGGGGAGGAGATGTCCTCGAGGTTGATTCCCCCGAAGGAGGGCGAGACTGCCTTAACGACTTCTATGAAGCGCTCGGGGTCTTTTTCTGCTAAAACAAGCGGAAAGGCATCAACTCCCCCGAAGGCCTTGAAGAGCAAAGCCTTACCCTCCATGACGGGGAGCGCCCCGAGGGGCCCTATGTCTCCAAGGCCAAGGACACGCGTCCCATCGCTCACGACTGCTATCGTGTTTCCCCGGTTGGTGTATTCAAAGGCGTCCTCGGGATTTTCCCGTATCCTTAGCGAGACCTCCGCCACACCCGGTGTGTAAGCGAGGCTGAGGCTCTCCCCCGTGAGGGGAACCTTGGGTATCACCTCTACCTTTCCGTTCCCTATGAAGTTGTTCCTGTGAAACGTTAGGGGGTCCATCTCACCACCGGAGTTTGTTGGCATGTACAAGTTAAAAGGGCTTTGGTGGTTTTAGGTCTTTGACATAAATATGGAAACGAAAGGGGCTGGGGGAACCAAAAGCTTTTAAACCCAGGGCCGGTTCCTAATACCGGGTGTGGGCCGGTAGCTCAGCCTGGTATGAGCGCCGCCCTCGCAAGGCGGAGGCCGCGGGTTCAAATCCCGCCCGGTCCACCAGAAAACAAACCTTCCTGTTCTTGGTACATCCACTGTTTCTGGTTTCACCTGCCGCATCACATTCTACTCGATGGCATATTGGCTGAAATACATCCGTTCGTGAGTGCTGTGGGCTTAGTACTCGCCTTGATAGATGTATACTCCTTTCCCGTGAAATTCAGGGATTCCTTTGGCATTTATTGAAAAAAACTGGGGCTTTGGTCAAATTTTGTTCAATGTGATTAGGGAAAATTACTTAAGCACTTTGTCGTTTTTATTACATGGTGATGGTTATATGGAATTTGACCTCCTGAAGGAGCTGGTGTCCATCAGCTCCCCGTTTGGGAAAGAGGAGGAAATCTCCCGGTTCATCGCTTCGTTTCTCGAGGAGCACGGCTTTGACGTGGAGCTCCTTCCCGTTGAGGGCTTTGGGAGTGACGTGATAGCTTACCTTCCCGGGAGGAGCTACACCGTCGTTCTGAACGGCCACATGGACACCGTCAACCTGTCATCCGGCTGGACAAAGAACCCCAAGGGCGAGCTGGAGGGCGACCGCTTCTACGGCCTGGGAAGTGCGGACATGAAGGCGGGCCTCGCGGCGCTCCTGTCTGCGTTCGTTGAGATCGCGGAGCTTCCCCGAAAGGAGCGGCCCACCGTGATCTTCACCGCGGTCGTCGATGAGGAGGGCTACTCCAGGGGTGCCTGGGAGCTGATACGAAGCGGGAAGCTGGACAAGGCCGACGTTGTTCTCGTCGCTGAACCGACGAACGAGCGGCTCATGCTCGGTGCTAGGGGGCGCTTCGTTGTTCGGGTGGAGGTCTTTGGGAAGAAGGCCCATGCGGCGAGGCCGCACGAGGGGCTCAACGCCATAGAGGAGCTGGGGAGGTTCGTCGGCTCACTCTGGAAGATACGCTTCAGGAACCACAGAAAGCTTGGGGTGGGCTCTTACTGCACCCTCCGCATTGAAGGCTCCGCCGACGGCCTGAGCGTCCCGGACTACGCCCGGGCGATAATAGACAGGCACATAGTCGTCGGCGAGGACTGGGAGAGGGTCAGCTCCGAGCTTCTAAACCTTGCTGAGAGGATAAAGCTGAAGGGGGACATCAGGGTCTCGAAGTTTGAGAGGCCGACGCCCGATATGCTTCCCTACGTCGTCAGGGAGAACGACCGCTTTGTGAACATCTTCAAGTCCGCCCACAGAACCGTCCTTGGCGGGGAGCCGGAGATAATCTACGGCCGGAGCGTGGGGGACTTCAACTACTTTGGAACATACCTCAACAAGCCGACGCTGGTTTACGGGCCGGTCGGCGGCAACTGGCACAGGAGCGACGAGTGGGTGAGCGTTGAATCCCTGAGGAGGGTGAAGCGCGTCTACGTTGAATTCCTGAAGGCGCTGGTTTAAAGACATAAAAAGAGTGGGACAAAAACATCCTGAGCGAACTCAGAGCTTTCTTCCAACCAGGGCACCGACCAGGAACGCCCCCACCGCCGCTGCCGCCAGGGCCGCGGCAGGGAGTCCCCCGGACGTCCCCTCCGAGCGGTCACTGGGGGAGCCATTCGCCGGAGCGGACGTGCCTGTGGGTATGATTATCTGCGGCACATCGGTCGAGTTGTCCTGGGGCATTGGAGTCTGCTGGGATGGCGCGCTGAGGAAGAGGCCGGCGGTTTCCCTGGCGTACTGGTAGAATATCATCGCGGTCTGCATGTCGTCGATGCTTCCGTTCTCCTCGGCGCTCTTCTCGTAGCTCTCCGCGAACTCGTAGTAGGCCATCGCGAGGACGGGCGTGACACCCTGGCTCTGGGCCACCCCGATGGCCGTCTTAGCGTCGTCCTTCATGGCCTTCATTTTGTCCATCAGCACGCTCCTGTTGTCTATACCCAGCGTGTCGAGGAAGACCTGCGCCCTCACGCGCGCCTCCATCGCCGTGAACAGCGCCGCCGAGTACTTGCCGTCCTCGTAGTACTGTTCCGCCTGCTGAATGCTCCCGCTGAGGTCGCCCCCAACGGTGCCGTACATGGACTCGATGTAGGTAACGATGAGGCTGGACTCGTCTATGTAGTCCCTCGCCGTGGCCTTGACGACCTCCCTGCTTATCTCGTCGTTTCCGGCGAACCTCTCCCCGAGGTGCGCCCAGAACTCCGCGGTTTTGGCCCTCTCGTAGGCGTATGCCGCATCCCCCACGGCGTCCCAGTAGTCCCCGCTGTAGTAGTACTTCCACGCTTCCTCAAGCAGTCCCTTGGCCTCTTCCACCCTCTCCTCCGCGGCCGCCACGGCCTGGAGCATCGTGATGCCCTTTATGGTTGTTCCGGAGACTGTGCTTTCAGACGCGTTTATCTGGTTGCCTGTGGTCTTGAGGAGCCTCTGAACGTCGTCCTGGGATTTCACGTCCAGGTACCAGTCAACGTGCCGTATTATTATCCTTGCCTGGAAGTCCTTGCTGAGTGCGGTGTAGTACATGCCATCGTCGATCGCTTCCTTGGACTGACTGAGAACCGCGCTGGCCTGGTTCAGGGCCTCCATCAGCGTGGTGTACGTCGCGTAGCCCACGTCGCTGTCCTTGAGCTTCTGGAGGGTTTCCCTGTAGTATGCGGTGGTGTTGTCGTAGTCGCTCAGCGCGTCGTCTTTGAGGAATGACGTATCGACGCTGACGTAGGAGGGGGTCTCGGGCCTCGGTATCCTGCGCCCTGTGAAGTAGTAAACGGCGTCGTATATGTCCTTTATCTCGATAACAGTCAGACCCCAGCGCTCTTTTGCGTAATCCACCACGTCCACCTTCTTCGTCTGGGTGTTTATCTCCACTAGGCCTCCTATCTCCCTCTTCTGGGTTTCCTGTACGTACTGAACCCGCTGTCCCTCTGGGATGAGGAACACGGTGGCCCCGACGTCGTGGGCGGCGGACGCCTTCTCCAGTATCCCGCCGACCGGTCCGATGGTGCCGTCCGGGTTTATCATTCCCGTCATCATGACCTTTGGATTAACATTCCATCCCTCGATGGCCGCGATTATTCCGACGGTCATGGTTCCGCCGGCCGATGGGCCGCCGATGATTGGAGAATCGGCTTTTATCTGAATGAAGACGTCGTACTTGTTCATATCCACGCCGAGAACCTTGCCCGCTATCTGGGCGGCAAGCCTTGCGCTGGCCTGCATATCTACCTCCGCCAGGGGCCAGGTTTCCACGTAGACGTGTCCCGTTCCAGGCGCGACTGTTATCACGAAGTCCGTGGCCACTCCAATGAGCTCTCCGTTGGAAGTCTTTGAGACCGCCGGTGCCTTCAGAACAACCGTGTGTCCCTCTTCTGGACACTGGGCCGCTGCAAATCCTGCGAACGGCAGAATCAGCAGGACTATGAGAATTACGGTTACTGTTCGCTTCATACTCTCACCCCGCACTCACTTCTGCGAGTTTTAATAAAGGGTTTGTGGTTCATTCTTTTAATTAGAAGCCTGTAACAAAATCCTTATATATCCACCAACAACTGTCAGACGGGGGAGGAGAATGGACATATTCAGCC encodes the following:
- a CDS encoding TIGR00153 family protein translates to MPIFGGKESSVFEAIDEHLEVVSESLVAFRELVDAYLDGDFERARAFEREVDQLESKADTLRRGIETMLYEGAFLPANRGDYVRLSELIDQVADAAESAAHTLILAKPKVPKELRAEILRLVESAVETYGVLVQAVNAMNSDVDRAIELAKAVEDAEEMADEVEYDVKGKVFESETITTYAKLVWNQILTKIGDIADRAEDASDQVMLMAIKRRG
- a CDS encoding S16 family serine protease, yielding MKRTVTVILIVLLILPFAGFAAAQCPEEGHTVVLKAPAVSKTSNGELIGVATDFVITVAPGTGHVYVETWPLAEVDMQASARLAAQIAGKVLGVDMNKYDVFIQIKADSPIIGGPSAGGTMTVGIIAAIEGWNVNPKVMMTGMINPDGTIGPVGGILEKASAAHDVGATVFLIPEGQRVQYVQETQKREIGGLVEINTQTKKVDVVDYAKERWGLTVIEIKDIYDAVYYFTGRRIPRPETPSYVSVDTSFLKDDALSDYDNTTAYYRETLQKLKDSDVGYATYTTLMEALNQASAVLSQSKEAIDDGMYYTALSKDFQARIIIRHVDWYLDVKSQDDVQRLLKTTGNQINASESTVSGTTIKGITMLQAVAAAEERVEEAKGLLEEAWKYYYSGDYWDAVGDAAYAYERAKTAEFWAHLGERFAGNDEISREVVKATARDYIDESSLIVTYIESMYGTVGGDLSGSIQQAEQYYEDGKYSAALFTAMEARVRAQVFLDTLGIDNRSVLMDKMKAMKDDAKTAIGVAQSQGVTPVLAMAYYEFAESYEKSAEENGSIDDMQTAMIFYQYARETAGLFLSAPSQQTPMPQDNSTDVPQIIIPTGTSAPANGSPSDRSEGTSGGLPAAALAAAAVGAFLVGALVGRKL
- a CDS encoding FumA C-terminus/TtdB family hydratase beta subunit; translation: MAVRLRTPLGEEDILTLRAGDVVHLSGTVYTARDSAHRKILELAGKGELPLDLEGAVIYHCGPVVRKGCGGYEVVSAGPTTSARMNRYLEGILPLGVRGIIGKGGMNPAPFKGRAVYFAFTGGAGSLAAKSIKKVREVLWLDELGTPEAVWVLEVEDFPLLVAIDANGSSLYGR
- a CDS encoding M20 family metallopeptidase encodes the protein MEFDLLKELVSISSPFGKEEEISRFIASFLEEHGFDVELLPVEGFGSDVIAYLPGRSYTVVLNGHMDTVNLSSGWTKNPKGELEGDRFYGLGSADMKAGLAALLSAFVEIAELPRKERPTVIFTAVVDEEGYSRGAWELIRSGKLDKADVVLVAEPTNERLMLGARGRFVVRVEVFGKKAHAARPHEGLNAIEELGRFVGSLWKIRFRNHRKLGVGSYCTLRIEGSADGLSVPDYARAIIDRHIVVGEDWERVSSELLNLAERIKLKGDIRVSKFERPTPDMLPYVVRENDRFVNIFKSAHRTVLGGEPEIIYGRSVGDFNYFGTYLNKPTLVYGPVGGNWHRSDEWVSVESLRRVKRVYVEFLKALV
- a CDS encoding hydroxyacid dehydrogenase, with the translated sequence MKVLVAAPLHEKAIDVLKNAGFEIVYEEYPDEARLLELVGDVEAIIVRSKPKVTRKVIEAAPKLKVIGRAGVGLDNIDLEAAKERGIKVVNSPGASSRSVAELAVALTFNVARKVAFADRKMREGTWAKKQAMGIELEGKTLGVVGFGRIGYEVARIAHALGMKVLLYDPYPNEERAKEVGGTFVSLEDLLRESDVVTLHVPLIEQTYHLINEERLKLMKPTAILINAARGAVVDTNALVRALKEGWIAGAGLDVFEEEPLPADHPLTKLDNVVLTPHIGASTVEAQMRAGVQVAEQIVEALKG
- a CDS encoding 2-dehydropantoate 2-reductase; this encodes MKIYVLGAGSIGSLFGALLSRAGNEVTLIGRENQVRAINENGLHVSGVEEFTVHPRASLTAPDEPPDLLILATKSYSTKTALECAGGCIGPDTWILSVQNGLGNEELALKVTGKVIGGVTTNGAMLVEWGHVRWTGRGLTVIGMYPTGTDPFVERVAEVFRTAGLETSVTEHVIGWKWAKAIVNSVINGLGTVLGVKNGVLKDDPYLEAVSVDLAREGCLVAQKLGVEFEIHPLELLWDTIERTRENYNSTLQDIRRGKRTEVDYIHGKIVEYAHSVGLEAPRNELLWALIKARENLNKPNGEV
- a CDS encoding NADP-dependent malic enzyme, which produces MDPLTFHRNNFIGNGKVEVIPKVPLTGESLSLAYTPGVAEVSLRIRENPEDAFEYTNRGNTIAVVSDGTRVLGLGDIGPLGALPVMEGKALLFKAFGGVDAFPLVLAEKDPERFIEVVKAVSPSFGGINLEDISSPKCFYVLERLREELEIPVFHDDQQGTASVVLAALINSLKVVGKKPGEITVALFGAGAAGFATLKLITKAGIPAGNVRVVELVNGEPRILTPDLPLEELFPYRGGLLERTNAEGIEGGPAEALKGADVLISFTRPGPGVIKPEWIERMADDAIVFPLANPTPEILPEEAKKAGARIVATGRSDYPNQVNNLLGFPAIFRGALDVRARTITDGMVIAAAMAMAETIEPNEEEIIPSPFHPDVHPRVARAVAEEAMRENIAGIRVRGEEVEERLRRWREFYEREIAPLNDRRGSYR
- the otg gene encoding methylated-DNA--protein-cysteine methyltransferase, translating into MLSVEKFRIANRDVWIAVLFEGGVQGITFALDGEQFERNLDRLTGFLRKRGVDVSIERERSDYPALVRDVIIGRVSNSEILPELSFEGVTAFERRVYEWLTKNVKRGSVITYGGLARAIGTSPRAIGGAMRRNPYPIVVPCHRVVAHDGIGYYTPRLDEKVFLLEIEGVEGWTSSKRT
- a CDS encoding fumarate hydratase yields the protein MLVDAIVEAIRLAVTRIPDDVVLALRKAYGFEKSEIARFNLENILKAVEIGRDGSIPVCQDTGTLTFFVRAGVESPYLRGLEGAIVEAARKATREVPLRPNAVDVLNGKNSGDNTGRFVPVVHWELAEGSEIEMAVLPKGGGSENCSALAMLTPGEGWEGVRRFVLERVRECGGKPCPPVILGIGVGGGADLSLSLARRALLRRVGERNPDGRIAEIEAELLEEVNSLGIGPMGMGGKTTALDVKIETAHRHPASFPVGLVVQCWANRRAFLRIKPDGRAEIWQ